One genomic segment of Tursiops truncatus isolate mTurTru1 chromosome 11, mTurTru1.mat.Y, whole genome shotgun sequence includes these proteins:
- the TCF20 gene encoding transcription factor 20 isoform X1, with translation MLEGCWPAAVLLNSMQSFREQSSYHGNQQSYPQEVHGSSRIEEFSPRQAQMFQNFGGAGGSSGGSGSSSGGGRRGTAAAAAAAAMASETSGHQGYQGFRKEAGDFYYMAGSKDPVAAGTPQPAQRRPSGPVQSYGPPQGSSFGNQYGSEGHVGQFQAQHSALGGVSHYQQDYTGPFSPGSAQYQQQPSSQQQQQQVQQLRQQLYQSHQPLPQATGQPASGSSHMQPMQRPSTLPASATGYQLRVGQFGQHYQSSATTSSSFPSPQRFSQSGQSYDGSYSVNAGSQYEGHNVGSNAQAYGTQSNYSYQPQSMKNFEQTKIPQGTQQGQQQQQQQQQQQQQQQQQQQHPQHVMQYTNTATKLPLQSQVGQYSQPEVPVRSPMQFHQNFSPISNPSPAASVVQSPSCSSTPSPLMQSGENLQCGQGNVPMGSRNRILQLMPQLSPTPSMMPSPNSHAAGFKGFGLEGVPEKRLTDPGLSSLSALSTQVANLPNTVQHMLLSDALTPQKKTSKRPSSSSKKADSCTNSEGSSQAEEQLKSPMAESLDGGCSSSSEDQGERVRQLSGQSTSSDTTYKGGASEKAGSSPAQVTQNEAPRLSASPVAREETASPGAKDMPLSSEGNPKVSEKTVGVIVSREAMTSRVEKPGGQEKGSQEDDPAATQRPPSTGGGKETSHASLPQPEPPGGGNKGNKNGDNNSNHNGEGNGQSGHSTGGSGFIGRTEPSKSPGSLRYSYKDSFGPAVPRNVSGFPQFPTGQDKGDFTSHGERKGRNEKFPSLLQEVLQGYHHHPDRRYSRSTQEHQGMAGGLEGATRPNVLVSQTNELASRGLLNKSIGSLLENPHWGPWERKSSGSAPEMKQINLADYPIPRKFEIEPQSSAHEPGGSLSERRSVICDISPLRQIVRDPGAHSLGHMGADTRLGRNERLNPSLSQSVILPGGLVSMETKLKSQSGQIKEEDFEQSKSQASFNNKKSGDHCHPASIKHESYRGNASPGAATHDSISDYGPQDGRPTPMRRVPGRVGGREGMRGRSPSQYHDFSEKLKMSPGRSRGPGGDPHHINPHMTFSERANRSSLHTPFSPNSESLASAYHTNTRAHAYGDPNAGLNSQLHYKRQMYQQQQEEYKDWSSSSAQGVIAAAQHRQEGPRKSPRQQQFLDRVRSPLKNDKDGMMYGPPMGTYHDPSGQDGGRCLMSSDGLSNKGIELKHGSQKLQQESCWDLSRQTSPAKSGGPPGMSSQKRYGPPHETDGHGLAESTQSSKPSNVMLRLPGQEDHSSQNPLIMRRRVRSFISPIPSKRQSQDVKNSNAEDKGRLLHPSKEGADKAFNSYAHLSHSQEIKSIPKRESSKDLPSPDGRNCPAVTLTSPAKTKILPPRKGRGLKLEAIVQKITSPNIRRSASSNSAEAGGDTVTLDDILSLKSGPPEGGSGAVQDAEMEKRKGEVVSDLVCPTNQELSVEKPLARSSEEWRGSGDDKVKTETHPDTATAGKEPPGAMTSATSQKPGSNQGRPDGSLGGTAPLIFPDSKNVPPAGSFAPEANPKAEEKENDTVTISPKQEGFPPKGYFPSGKKKGRPIGSVNKQKKQQQPPPPPPQPPQIPEGSADGEPKPKKQRQRRERRKPGAQPRKRKTKQAVPIVEPQEPEIKLKYATQPLDKTDAKNKSFFPYIHVVNKCELGAVCTIINAEEEEQTKLVRGRKGQRSLTPPPSSTESKVLPASSFMLQGPVVTESSVMGHLVCCLCGKWASYRNMGDLFGPFYPQDYAATLPKNPPPKRATEMQSKVKVRHKSASNGSKTDTEEEEEQQQQKEQRSLAAHPRFKRRHRSEDCGGGPRSLSRGLPCKKATTEGSSEKTVLDSKPSVPTTSEGGPELELQIPELPLDSNEFWVHEGCILWANGIYLVCGRLYGLQEALEIAREMKCSHCQEAGATLGCYNKGCSFRYHYPCAIDADCLLHEENFSVRCPKHKPPLPCPLPALQNKTAKGSLSTEQSERG, from the coding sequence gAGGGCTGTTGGCCTGCTGCGGTGCTGCTGAACAGTATGCAGTCCTTCCGGGAGCAAAGCAGTTACCACGGAAACCAGCAGAGCTACCCACAGGAGGTACACGGCTCATCCCGGATAGAAGAGTTCAGCCCTCGCCAGGCCCAGATGTTCCAGAATTTTGGGGGTGCAGGTGGCAGtagtggtggcagtggcagcagcagtggtGGTGGACGACGAGGAACAGcggctgctgctgcagcagcGGCAATGGCTAGCGAAACCTCCGGCCATCAGGGCTACCAGGGTTTCAGGAAAGAGGCTGGAGACTTTTACTACATGGCAGGCAGCAAAGACCCTGTGGCAGCCGGAACCCCGCAGCCTGCTCAGCGAAGGCCTTCTGGGCCTGTGCAGAGCTATGGACCCCCCCAGGGGAGCAGCTTTGGCAATCAGTATGGGAGTGAGGGTCATGTGGGCCAGTTTCAAGCACAGCACTCTGCCCTTGGTGGCGTGTCTCATTATCAGCAGGATTACACGGGACCTTTCTCTCCAGGGAGCGCTCAGTACCAGCAGCAGCCTTCCagccaacagcagcagcagcaagtgCAGCAGTTGAGACAGCAGCTTTACCAGTCCCATCAGCCTCTGCCGCAGGCCACTGGCCAGCCAGCGTCCGGCTCATCCCACATGCAGCCGATGCAGCGGCCCTCAActctgccagcctctgccactggtTACCAGTTAAGAGTGGGTCAGTTTGGCCAACACTACCAGTCTTCTGCCAcgacctcctcctccttcccttcaccACAACGCTTCAGCCAGTCTGGACAGAGCTATGACGGCAGTTACAGTGTGAATGCTGGATCCCAGTACGAAGGACATAATGTGGGTTCTAATGCACAGGCTTACGGAACACAATCGAATTACAGCTATCAGCCTCAATCTATGAAGAATTTTGAACAGACGAAGATTCCACAAGGGACccagcaggggcagcagcagcagcagcagcagcagcaacagcaacagcagcagcagcagcagcagcagcatccgCAGCATGTGATGCAGTATACCAACACTGCCACCAAGCTGCCGCTGCAAAGCCAGGTGGGGCAGTACAGCCAGCCCGAGGTTCCTGTGAGGTCCCCCATGCAGTTTCACCAGAACTTCAGCCCCATTTCTAACCCTTCCCCGGCTGCCTCTGTGGTTCAGTCTCCAAGCTGTAGCTCTACCCCATCTCCTCTTATGCAGAGTGGGGAGAATCTCCAGTGTGGGCAAGGCAATGTGCCGATGGGTTCCAGAAACAGAATTCTACAGTTAATGCCTCAACTCAGCCCAACCCCATCAATGATGCCCAGTCCTAATTCTCATGCTGCAGGCTTCAAAGGGTTTGGACTAGAAGGGGTGCCAGAAAAGCGGCTGACAGATCCTGGGTTGAGTAGTTTGAGTGCCCTGAGTACGCAAGTGGCCAATCTTCCTAATACTGTTCAACACATGCTACTTTCCGATGCACTGACACCTCAGAAGAAGACCTCCAAGAGGCCTTCTTCATCTTCTAAGAAAGCAGACAGCTGCACAAACTCCGAAGGCTCCTCACAGGCTGAAGAACAACTGAAGTCCCCTATGGCAGAGTCGCTGGATGGAGGCTGCTCCAGCAGTTCCGAGGATCAAGGTGAGAGGGTGAGGCAGCTAAGTGGCCAGAGCACCAGTTCTGACACCACCTACAAGGGTGGAGCCTCAGAGAAAGCAGGCTCCTCACCAGCACAAGTCACTCAGAATGAAGCCCCCAGACTCAGTGCCAGTCCTGTAGCCAGAGAAGAGACCGCTTCACCAGGTGCTAAGGACATGCCATTGTCATCTGAGGGCAACCCAAAAGTCAGTGAGAAGACAGTTGGGGTGATTGTCTCCCGGGAAGCTATGACAAGTCGGGTAGAAAAACCTGGTGGGCAAGAAAAAGGCTCCCAAGAGGATGATCCTGCAGCCACTCAGAGGCCACCCAGCACTGGCGGGGGAAAGGAAACCAGTCATGCGTCACTTCCACAGCCAGAGCCTCCGGgaggaggaaataaaggaaacaaaaatggagataataactcCAACCACAATGGAGAAGGAAACGGCCAGAGCGGGCACTCCACAGGGGGCTCTGGTTTTATAGGCAGAACTGAGCCTAGCAAATCTCCTGGAAGCTTGCGCTATAGTTACAAGGATAGCTTTGGGCCAGCCGTGCCAAGAAATGTCAGTGGCTTTCCTCAGTTTCCTACAGGACAAGATAAGGGGGACTTCACTAGCCATGGGGAGCGAAAGGGTAGGAATGAAAAGTTCCCTAGCCTCCTGCAGGAAGTGCTTCAGGgttaccaccaccaccctgacAGGAGATATTCTAGGAGTACTCAGGAGCACCAGGGCATGGCTGGTGGCCTAGAAGGAGCCACAAGGCCTAATGTGTTAGTTAGTCAAACCAATGAATTAGCTAGCAGGGGCCTTTTGAACAAAAGCATTGGTTCCCTATTAGAAAATCCCCACTGGGGCCCCTGGGAAAGGAAATCAAGTGGCTCAGCTCCTGAAATGAAACAGATCAATTTGGCTGACTATCCAATTCCCAGAAAGTTTGAAATAGAGCCTCAGTCATCAGCCCATGAGCCCGGGGGTTCCCTCTCTGAAAGAAGATCAGTGATCTGTGATATTTCTCCACTAAGACAGATTGTCAGAGACCCGGGGGCTCACTCACTGGGACACATGGGTGCCGACACCAGACTTGGGAGGAATGAACGTCTCAATCCAAGTTTAAGTCAGTCGGTCATTCTTCCAGGTGGGTTGGTGTCCATGGAAACAAAGCTGAAATCGCAGAGTGGGCAGATAAAAGAGGAAGACTTTGAACAATCCAAGTCCCAAGCTAGTTTCAACAACAAGAAATCTGGAGACCACTGCCACCCTGCTAGCATCAAGCATGAGTCTTACCGAGGCAACGCCAGCCCTGGAGCAGCTACCCATGATTCCATCTCAGACTATGGCCCACAGGACGGCAGACCCACGCCAATGCGGCGAGTCCCTGGCCGAGTTGGTGGTCGGGAGGGCATGAGGGGTCGTTCCCCTTCTCAGTATCATGACTTTTCAGAAAAATTGAAGATGTCTCCTGGGAGGAGCAGAGGCCCAGGGGGAGACCCTCATCACATAAACCCACATATGACCTTTTCAGAGAGGGCCAACAGGAGTTCTTTGCACACTCCCTTTTCTCCCAACTCAGAAAGCCTGGCCTCTGCTTATCACACAAACACTCGCGCTCATGCTTATGGGGACCCCAATGCAGGTTTGAATTCTCAGCTCCATTACAAGAGACAGATGTACCAACAGCAACAAGAGGAATATAAGGACTGGAGCAGCAGTTCTGCTCAGGGAGTGATCGCTGCGGCTCAGCACAGGCAGGAAGGACCCCGCAAGAGTCCAAGGCAGCAGCAGTTTCTTGACCGAGTACGGAGCCCCCTGAAGAATGACAAAGATGGCATGATGTATGGCCCACCAATGGGGACTTACCATGACCCCAGCGGTCAGGATGGTGGGCGCTGCCTCATGTCTAGTGATGGTCTTTCTAACAAAGGCATCGAATTGAAGCACGGCTCCCAGAAGTTACAACAAGAATCTTGTTGGGATCTTTCTCGGCAAACTTCTCCAGCCAAAAGCGGCGGTCCTCCAGGAATGTCCAGTCAGAAAAGGTATGGACCACCCCATGAGACCGACGGACATGGGCTAGCTGAGTCTACACAGTCATCCAAACCTAGTAATGTTATGCTAAGGCTTCCAGGTCAAGAGGATCATTCTTCTCAAAACCCCTTAATCATGAGGAGGCGTGTCCGTTCTTTTATCTCTCCCATTCCCAGTAAGAGACAGTCACAAGATGTGAAGAACAGTAACGCTGAAGATAAAGGGCGCCTCCTTCACCCATCAAAAGAAGGTGCTGATAAAGCCTTCAATTCCTATGCCCATCTTTCTCACAGCCAGGAGATCAAGTCCATCCCTAAGAGAGAATCCTCCAAGGACCTTCCAAGTCCAGATGGTAGAAACTGCCCTGCTGTTACCCTCACAAGTCCTGCCAAGACCAAAATACTGCCCCCACGGAAAGGACGGGGGTTGAAATTGGAAGCTATCGTTCAGAAGATCACATCCCCAAACATTAGGAGGAGTGCATCCTCGAACAGTGCGGAGGCTGGGGGAGACACGGTTACTCTGGATGACATCCTGTCTTTGAAGAGCGGCCCTCCCGAAGGCGGGAGTGGTGCTGTTCAGGATGCCgagatggagaagagaaaaggtGAGGTGGTGTCTGACCTAGTCTGTCCAACAAACCAGGAGTTGAGCGTAGAAAAGCCTCTTGCACGATCTTCGGAGGAGTGGCGTGGCAGTGGGGATGACAAAGTGAAGACCGAGACACACCCAGACACGGCCACTGCTGGAAAGGAACCTCCTGGTGCCATGACATCCGCAACCTCACAGAAGCCTGGGAGTAACCAAGGGAGACCAGATGGTTCCCTGGGTGGGACAGCACCTTTAATCTTTCCTGACTCAAAGAATGTACCTCCAGCGGGCTCATTCGCTCCTGAGGCAAACCCCAAGGCTGAAGAGAAAGAGAACGATACAGTGACCATTTCCCCCAAACAGGAGGGTTTCCCCCCAAAGGGTTATTTCCcatcaggaaagaagaaggggAGACCCATTGGTAGTGTgaataagcaaaagaaacaacagcagccaccacctccaccccctcagCCCCCCCAGATACCAGAAGGTTCTGCAGATGGAGAGCCAAAGCCAAAAAAGCAGAggcaaaggagggagagaaggaagcctGGGGCGCAGCCAAGGAAGCGGAAAACCAAACAAGCAGTTCCCATCGTAGAGCCCCAAGAACCTGAGATCAAGCTGAAGTATGCCACTCAGCCACTGGATAAAACTGATGCCAAGAACAAGTCTTTTTTCCCTTATATCCATGTAGTAAACAAGTGTGAACTTGGAGCCGTTTGTACAATCATCAatgctgaggaagaagaacagaccAAGTTGGTGAGGGGTCGGAAGGGTCAGAGGTCCCTGACCCCTCCACCCAGCAGCACTGAAAGCAAGGTGCTCCCAGCTTCATCCTTTATGCTGCAGGGACCTGTCGTGACAGAGTCTTCTGTTATGGGGCACCTGGTGTGCTGTCTGTGTGGCAAGTGGGCCAGTTACCGCAACATGGGCGACCTCTTTGGACCCTTTTATCCCCAAGATTATGCAGCCACTCTCCCCAAGAATCCGCCTCCTAAGAGGGCCACGGAAATGCAGAGCAAAGTTAAGGTACGGCACAAAAGCGCTTCAAATGGCTCCAAGACGGACactgaggaggaggaagagcagcagcagcagaaggagCAGAGGAGCCTGGCCGCCCACCCCAGGTTTAAGCGGCGACACCGCTCGGAAGACTGTGGCGGAGGCCCCCGGTCCCTGTCCAGGGGGCTCCCTTGTAAAAAAGCAACCACCGAGGGCAGCAGCGAAAAGACTGTTTTGGACTCAAAGCCCTCCGTGCCCACCACTTCAGAAGGTGGCCCCGAGTTGGAGTTACAAATCCCTGAACTACCTCTTGACAGCAATGAATTTTGGGTCCATGAGGGTTGTATTCTCTGGGCCAATGGAATCTACCTGGTCTGCGGCAGGCTCTATGGCCTGCAGGAAGCGCTGGAAATAGCCAGAGAGATG